A genomic region of Ammospiza nelsoni isolate bAmmNel1 chromosome 3, bAmmNel1.pri, whole genome shotgun sequence contains the following coding sequences:
- the MARCKS gene encoding myristoylated alanine-rich C-kinase substrate, which yields MGAQFSKTAAKGEASAEKPGEAVAASPSKANGQENGHLKVNGDASPAAAEAGKEEVQANGSAPAEETGKEEAASSEPASEKEAGEAESTEPASPAEGESSPKTEEGATPSSSSETPKKKKKRFSFKKSFKLSGFSFKKNKKEAGEGAEGEGGAAAAAAEGGKEEAAAPEAAGSEEGKAAAEEASAAGSAEAAKEDAEDSQEAKSDEAAPEKAAGEEAPASAATEEQQPPQQAAEGKAEEAAGAGAATNEAGSGEQEAAPAEEPARQEPPAESSPEGPAAESAE from the exons ATGGGTGCCCAGTTCTCCAAGACCGCTGCAAAGGGCGAAGCCTCCGCCGAGAAACCTGGGGAAGCAGTGGCTGCATCTCCATCCAAGGCGAATGGACAG GAGAACGGCCACTTGAAGGTGAACGGCGACGCCTCCCCCGCGGCGGCGGAGGCGGGCAAGGAGGAGGTGCAGGCGAACGGCAGCGCGCCCGCCGAGGAGACGGGCAAAGAGGAGGCGGCCTCGTCGGAGCCCGCCTCCGAGAAGGAGGCGGGAGAGGCGGAGAGCACCGAGCCGGCCTCCCCGGCGGAGGGCGAGTCCTCCCCCAAGACTGAGGAGGGCGCGACCCCCTCGTCCAGCAGCGAGACcccgaaaaaaaaaaagaagcgCTTTTCCTTCAAGAAGTCCTTTAAGCTCAGCGGCTTCTCCTTcaagaagaacaagaaggagGCCGGCGAGGGGGCCGAGGGCGAgggcggcgccgccgccgcggcggCGGAGGGCGGGAAGGAGGAGGCGGCGGCCCCCGAGGCGGCGGGCAGCGAGGAGGGCAAGGCGGCCGCCGAGGAGGCGAGCGCGGCCGGCAGCGCCGAGGCGGCGAAGGAGGACGCGGAGGACTCGCAGGAGGCCAAATCGGACGAGGCCGCCCCCGAGAAGGCGGCGGGAGAAGAGGCCCCGGCATCGGCGGCGACCGAGGAGCAGCAGCCGCCTCAGCAGGCAGCGGAGGGGAAGGCGGAGGAGGCGGCGGGCGCCGGCGCCGCCACGAATGAGGCGGGCAGCGGCGAGCAGGAGGCGGCCCCCGCGGAGGAGCCGGCGCGGCAGGAGCCCCCCGCCGAGAGCAGTCCCGAGGGACCCGCCGCCGAGTCGGCGGAGTAg